A section of the Myxocyprinus asiaticus isolate MX2 ecotype Aquarium Trade chromosome 40, UBuf_Myxa_2, whole genome shotgun sequence genome encodes:
- the rab39ba gene encoding RAB39B, member RAS oncogene family a: MEAIWLYQFRLIVIGDSTVGKSCLIRRFTEGRFALVSDPTVGVDFFSRLVEIEPGKRIKLQIWDTAGQERFRSITRAYYRNSVGGLLLFDITNRRSFQNVHEWLEEARSHVQPHSIVFLLVGHKCDLEQQRQVSQQEAEKLAAAYGMRYVETSARDAINVERAFTELTRDIFELVKSGDITIQEGWEGVKSGFVPNVVHSSEEVTKSDRRCFC; the protein is encoded by the exons ATGGAAGCTATATGGCTGTACCAGTTCCGGCTGATTGTCATTGGTGACTCGACAGTGGGGAAGTCTTGTCTGATCAGACGCTTCACAGAGGGACGTTTTGCGCTGGTGTCTGATCCTACTGTCGGAGTGGATTTCTTTTCCCGCCTGGTGGAGATTGAACCAGGCAAGCGTATCAAGCTTCAGATCTGGGACACGGCAGGCCAAGAGAGATTCAG ATCTATCACAAGGGCTTATTACCGTAATTCAGTGGGTGGCCTGTTGCTTTTTGACATCACCAACCGCCGCTCCTTCCAGAATGTTCACGAGTGGCTGGAGGAAGCGCGCAGTCATGTGCAGCCACACAGCATCGTCTTCTTATTGGTCGGTCACAAGTGTGACCTGGAACAGCAGCGGCAGGTGAGCCAGCAGGAAGCGGAGAAACTGGCAGCTGCTTATGGCATGCGTTACGTGGAGACCTCTGCACGTGATGCCATAAATGTAGAGAGGGCCTTCACCGAGCTGACACGAGATATCTTTGAGCTGGTCAAAAGTGGGGACATAACCATCCAGGAGGGTTGGGAGGGAGTCAAGAGTGGTTTTGTGCCCAATGTGGTGCATTCATCTGAGGAGGTGACCAAGAGCGACCGCCGCTGCTTCTGTTGA